The Candidatus Defluviibacterium haderslevense DNA window TAATGTTGCTAACGCCAAAGTTATATCTTGCATCCACACCAAAACCAGATGGTGGATGTACATAGCTAACTCCAGCTGCTAGACTCAGATCCAAAATGTTAAAATTGTCCTTAGTGTTAATGCTGTTATTGTTGTTTTTTGAATGAGCCCATACAAGTATACCTAGTTGAGGTCCAGCTTGAAGTCTAAGTCCATTATTAAACATATATTGAAATAACACAGGTACGTTGATATAATTTAGGTTTAAGGATTCTTTACCTCCGGAACTTAGATTGTATCTATAGCCTTGAGTAGAGAACACCAATTCAGGTTGTATTGCAAAATGACTTTTAATATGTATATGTCCTAATAATCCTACATTGAATCCAGCTTTTAATTTTGATTCTGAATTGTTGTCGCTGTTAATTGTATAAAGGTTAAGTCCTCCTTTAATACCTAAGTTAACATGTTGAGCATTTGTTGCAGTTATCAATATGAATATGAAGCATGCAATAGTTAAGTAAAATTTCATAATTTGTATTTTTTTATATTTAAATAAATGATATGGTTGTATATTTTGTCAAGTAACGTATGTTGTTTTATATAGGTTCATTGCTATTGCCTATTTATTAATTTAATTCAAGTTTATTTTATTTTTATTTATTAATGTGTGAATGATATTAGAAAATATTTGAATTATGTAATTTATTATTGGTTTATTGTTGTATTGATTTTATGATTTTAATCACACAGTTATATTTTTACTTATAGTTTAATGGGATTCTTCTGTATATCATTTAAGTAAAGAAAAGTAATTTAAATCAGAAATGAGGATTGTATATCCAATCGATTGATTTGTAAGGATGGTTATCGTAGAATTATCATATTTTTTTGAAATATATCATTTCTACCCTTTTAATAGTTCAATATTAGATCACTAAACAAATGCAAATTAATTCAAAAATGGTGGTTCATTTATAGCATGTAAAGCGTAAATGTATTTTTGATTAACAAATGTTATTGAGGACTGGATTCATGATATTAAAATTCTTGAACTTAATACTAACTTAGGAAAATATTTTTATTTAAGTGTAACTTTTACTTTTGTAATATTTAGGCTTTTGATTTAGTATCAGTACTATTTTGTTTGATATTACAAGTTAAATAGAAAATAAGATTTTAAATGTTTAATTAAAAAAATAGGTCTACATTATTGCAGACCTATTATTTATTCAAAGTAAAGGATAATTAACTTCTGTGTTTTAATAAATAAAATATTCCCAATTGCAAGCCACTATTAATGGATTTGACTGTTCCATATTTATTAATATTACTAACTCCAAAATTATATCTTAAATCGCCACCAAATCCTGTTGGTGGATTTACATAACTAAAGCCTGTAGTTATTGCAAAATCTATTGTATTAAAGTTATCTTTAGAGTTTATACTGTTATTATTGTTTTTTGATTTAGCGAACACAAGAAGACCCAGTTGCGGTCCGGCTTGAAGTCTAAATCCTCTATTAAACATAAATTGGAAGAGCACAGGTAGATTTAGATAATTTAATTTTAAGGTGCCTTCATCTCCAGAACTCAGATTATATTTATAACCTTGAGTTGAGAACCATAATTCAGGTTGTAATGCAAAATGTTTTGTGAAATGAATATGACCCAGGTAGCCAATATTGAATCCGGGTTTCAATTTTGATAGTGCATTGTTGTCACTTTTAATAGTATAAAGATTGAATCCTCCTTTGATACCCAAGTTAACATATTGAGCATTTGATGCAGTTGTCAAAAATATTGTCAAACATGCAATACTTAAATAAATTTTCATAATTTTAATTTTTATAAGTATAAAAAAATTGAATTATTCCATGGTTTATTTAGTTTTTTAACGCAGTTATATTTATTAAAGTTCATAAACACCATATTTTTTTAATTTTAAATTAGTGGTTTTAATATTTTAATAATTGTGAAGGGGATTATATGGATTCAATATTGGATATTTATTTTATGAATCAAAGTGATAGTTTTATTTTTATTATAACATTATTAGGATGGTATTGCAATGTCCATGTTATGTGCTTTTTGATATTATTTAAGTTTAGGAACGCTTACCTATTTGCCAACTAAGAATTGCCACTGTGTGAATTTGAAAAGTAAGGATATATGGGTGAAAGTAGCAAGTTAAGATATTTGTTTAATAAATTATCATAGCTTGTTTCATATTGATTATATTTGCATAAACAGTAAATGATCTTGACAGATAATTTTCAAAAACCAGGAGTTTACATCATTGGCGCTGCACAACTTAAGGTTGAGAAGCAATCAGCACTTAGTATTCGTGAAATGGGAGCAAAAGCGATCCGGGATGCTATGAATGATGCGGGAATCGAACAAGTGGATGCGATCTATATCGGAAATATGCTC harbors:
- a CDS encoding PorT family protein codes for the protein MKFYLTIACFIFILITATNAQHVNLGIKGGLNLYTINSDNNSESKLKAGFNVGLLGHIHIKSHFAIQPELVFSTQGYRYNLSSGGKESLNLNYINVPVLFQYMFNNGLRLQAGPQLGILVWAHSKNNNNSINTKDNFNILDLSLAAGVSYVHPPSGFGVDARYNFGVSNINKYGTVKSNNSGLQLGLFYLLKHRN
- a CDS encoding PorT family protein, with protein sequence MKIYLSIACLTIFLTTASNAQYVNLGIKGGFNLYTIKSDNNALSKLKPGFNIGYLGHIHFTKHFALQPELWFSTQGYKYNLSSGDEGTLKLNYLNLPVLFQFMFNRGFRLQAGPQLGLLVFAKSKNNNNSINSKDNFNTIDFAITTGFSYVNPPTGFGGDLRYNFGVSNINKYGTVKSINSGLQLGIFYLLKHRS